From a single Leptospira levettii genomic region:
- a CDS encoding ankyrin repeat domain-containing protein, with the protein MSVIDVAKSGTIEDWDLLLREGADPNELDSYGTNALTWMLKVDNVDLFQHAITKGADPNSPYRTPGNVIFDVVSQNRTQFLNALITTSPIWKNSPNLLTRDKEGNTIFHIAVLESMETLWECIHPWITDEVMALRNEAGRSIFLEAVVENRIEIVLYLLKTFPQVKDHLDLEGKNALHLAAEPNLDEVCAILLEEDSLNLESKDQFGNTALFLSASCDGVESLKELLYAGANPFVWGENEESITRLLDREKFGHCLKTWKDFVIQKAILGETYPFRKEMIQYIQIEKPFKPEELAKAKLVDLS; encoded by the coding sequence ATGAGTGTCATTGATGTTGCAAAGTCAGGTACAATAGAAGATTGGGATTTACTTCTTAGAGAGGGGGCCGATCCCAATGAACTGGATTCTTATGGAACGAATGCTCTCACATGGATGTTGAAAGTAGATAATGTGGATTTGTTCCAACATGCGATCACAAAAGGTGCGGATCCTAATTCACCCTACAGAACTCCTGGTAATGTGATCTTTGATGTGGTCAGTCAAAACCGCACCCAATTTTTAAATGCACTGATCACAACCTCTCCCATTTGGAAAAACTCACCTAACCTTCTCACTCGCGATAAAGAAGGGAATACGATCTTCCATATAGCTGTTTTAGAATCCATGGAAACTCTTTGGGAGTGCATCCACCCGTGGATCACTGACGAAGTGATGGCATTACGAAATGAAGCTGGTCGATCTATCTTTTTGGAAGCAGTGGTAGAAAATCGGATTGAGATCGTATTGTATCTTTTAAAAACCTTTCCCCAAGTAAAAGACCATCTCGATTTGGAAGGGAAAAATGCTTTGCATTTAGCTGCTGAGCCCAATTTGGATGAAGTGTGCGCCATCCTTTTGGAAGAGGATAGTCTCAATTTGGAATCAAAAGACCAATTTGGAAACACAGCTTTGTTTTTATCCGCTTCCTGTGATGGAGTGGAATCATTGAAAGAACTCCTTTACGCCGGTGCAAATCCCTTTGTATGGGGTGAAAATGAGGAATCGATTACAAGGTTACTTGACCGAGAAAAATTTGGGCATTGTCTCAAAACATGGAAAGACTTTGTGATCCAAAAAGCCATCTTAGGAGAAACTTATCCCTTTAGAAAAGAGATGATCCAATACATCCAAATAGAAAAACCTTTCAAACCCGAAGAACTCGCCAAAGCAAAGTTAGTGGATTTGAGTTAA
- a CDS encoding GMC oxidoreductase, whose product MNQTIPKEQKFDYDVIIVGSGFGGSVSAYRLSQKGYKVLVIESGKRWKAGDFPKTNWSLRKYLWMPKLGFYGIQRINLLNDFLLVSGSGVGGGSLVYACTLYVPSSKVLNSPLYSKMGGEKALLPYYDVAKHMLGVTENPQLWEPDHLLLETAKSFGKEDTFRRTPVGIYFGNKKDPKDPFFDGDGPDRDPCNYCGGCMVGCRHNAKNTLDKNYLYLAEKLGAVILPETKVTSLIPLNAKGIPDPEASGEFGYELETNSTTGWFGYPKRKFRSEQVVLSAGVMGTVGLLLKMQQENKMIRLSEKLGDTVRTNSETVLPVTVPSSHNADYSRGIAITSSVHPDENTHIEPVRYSKGSDFFGVMASVMTDGGGKFPRPLKFFWTMVRHPLYFLKAHNPFGFAKNSIILLVMQTVDNSVRLVRKRRFIWPFQRTLTSALSTGEPTPTYIPIANAFTRKLAEIVGGIPRSSLNETLLSAPVTGHIMGGCIVAESPEKGVIDLENKVFGYENLRVCDASMLTVNLGVNPSLTITALSERAMSLIPPKETSVPYLKFELKRGFDKIISFKPTKRTVKKSTRVK is encoded by the coding sequence ATGAACCAAACCATTCCAAAAGAACAAAAATTTGATTACGACGTGATTATAGTTGGGTCAGGCTTTGGTGGTTCCGTTTCTGCATATCGTCTTTCTCAAAAAGGATATAAAGTTTTAGTCATTGAATCTGGCAAACGATGGAAGGCAGGAGATTTTCCAAAAACCAATTGGAGTTTACGAAAGTATTTATGGATGCCAAAACTTGGGTTTTATGGAATCCAAAGGATCAACCTACTAAATGATTTTTTACTAGTGAGTGGATCAGGTGTTGGTGGTGGATCACTTGTCTATGCTTGCACTTTATATGTTCCTTCCAGTAAAGTTTTAAATTCGCCATTGTATTCCAAAATGGGAGGAGAAAAAGCATTATTACCTTATTACGATGTTGCAAAACATATGTTAGGTGTAACTGAGAATCCTCAGTTATGGGAACCAGACCATTTATTATTAGAAACTGCTAAATCATTTGGAAAGGAAGATACATTCCGTAGAACGCCTGTTGGAATTTATTTTGGAAATAAAAAAGATCCTAAGGATCCATTTTTTGATGGAGATGGTCCAGATCGTGATCCTTGTAATTACTGTGGTGGGTGTATGGTTGGTTGTCGCCATAATGCTAAAAACACACTCGATAAAAACTATTTATATTTAGCAGAGAAATTAGGTGCTGTTATTTTACCTGAAACTAAAGTTACCTCTCTTATTCCACTCAATGCAAAGGGAATTCCTGATCCAGAAGCAAGTGGCGAATTTGGATATGAATTAGAAACCAACAGCACAACAGGTTGGTTTGGATATCCAAAAAGAAAATTTCGCTCCGAACAAGTTGTACTTTCTGCTGGTGTTATGGGAACTGTTGGTTTGCTGTTAAAGATGCAACAGGAAAACAAAATGATTCGTTTGTCAGAGAAGTTAGGTGATACTGTCCGCACCAATAGTGAAACAGTTTTACCAGTGACAGTCCCATCAAGTCATAATGCTGATTATTCACGAGGGATTGCCATCACGTCTTCTGTCCACCCTGATGAAAATACTCATATTGAACCTGTTAGGTATTCGAAAGGATCCGATTTTTTTGGTGTTATGGCGAGTGTGATGACAGATGGTGGAGGCAAGTTTCCAAGACCACTAAAGTTTTTTTGGACAATGGTACGCCATCCTCTTTATTTTTTAAAAGCACATAACCCATTTGGATTTGCAAAAAACTCCATCATCTTGCTTGTCATGCAAACTGTAGACAATAGTGTACGACTTGTTCGGAAACGTCGTTTTATTTGGCCTTTCCAAAGGACCTTGACTTCGGCACTTTCCACAGGAGAGCCAACACCAACTTACATACCCATTGCAAATGCCTTCACTCGTAAATTGGCTGAAATTGTTGGTGGGATTCCTAGAAGTTCTCTTAACGAAACGTTATTGTCTGCTCCTGTTACAGGGCATATTATGGGTGGATGTATCGTGGCCGAGTCCCCAGAAAAAGGTGTGATCGATTTGGAAAACAAAGTGTTTGGTTACGAGAACTTACGTGTTTGTGATGCATCCATGTTGACAGTGAACTTAGGTGTGAATCCAAGTTTAACCATCACAGCCTTGTCGGAAAGAGCAATGAGTCTCATCCCACCAAAGGAAACATCTGTTCCCTATTTAAAATTTGAACTGAAACGCGGGTTTGATAAAATCATTAGTTTCAAACCGACTAAACGTACGGTTAAAAAATCGACAAGAGTTAAGTAA
- a CDS encoding DUF2804 domain-containing protein, with protein sequence MSESDSQIEFIFCQFALRNSEKTSGRIKSLVLNRFMPEIKKQIPLLNSDGTITEEGWARSPYWTYNRENIAASKLRIKEWDYYSILSLSKEYGITLTASDLGYAGLFAICYLDFKKASFKQIDTLSVMPLGKTGFPKVNDSGVVSFQDKKLSLRFETFNGKRTLEFESKDFVAPDGSRGIKGKIELAEPKMDTMNIATSWKENRKAFYYNTKINCMPATGNIVVGNQTLSFDSKTDFGALDWGRGVWTYKNRWYWSSVSAWIDGKPFGLNLGYGFSDRTPASENVILYDGKIHKLDEVNFIINTKDYLTPWKFISNNNRLDLDFQPIVDRNSYMNFVLIKSEQHQVFGKFNGTVVLDNGKKIKLENVLGFAEDVLNHY encoded by the coding sequence ATGAGCGAATCCGATTCTCAGATTGAATTCATTTTCTGTCAATTCGCTCTTAGGAATTCTGAAAAAACTTCTGGTCGAATCAAATCATTGGTTTTGAATCGGTTCATGCCTGAAATCAAAAAACAAATTCCACTACTCAACTCCGATGGAACAATTACAGAAGAAGGTTGGGCACGTTCACCTTATTGGACTTATAACCGGGAAAATATTGCCGCTTCCAAACTTAGGATTAAGGAATGGGATTATTATTCGATTCTTTCTCTGTCGAAAGAATACGGTATCACATTGACTGCATCAGACTTAGGTTATGCGGGACTCTTTGCGATTTGTTATTTAGATTTTAAAAAAGCAAGTTTCAAACAAATTGATACCTTATCGGTAATGCCACTCGGCAAAACAGGATTTCCAAAAGTGAATGATAGTGGAGTTGTTTCCTTCCAAGACAAAAAACTATCCTTACGTTTTGAAACATTTAACGGCAAGCGGACTTTAGAATTTGAATCCAAAGACTTTGTCGCACCAGATGGTTCCCGTGGGATCAAAGGAAAAATTGAACTGGCGGAACCAAAAATGGATACAATGAACATTGCCACGTCCTGGAAGGAAAACAGAAAGGCATTTTATTATAATACCAAAATCAATTGTATGCCTGCGACAGGTAATATAGTCGTTGGAAACCAGACTCTATCATTTGATTCCAAAACTGATTTTGGTGCTTTGGATTGGGGGAGAGGTGTTTGGACATATAAAAATCGTTGGTATTGGAGTTCTGTATCTGCTTGGATTGATGGAAAACCGTTTGGACTCAATTTAGGATATGGATTTTCAGACAGGACACCTGCTTCAGAAAATGTGATTTTGTATGATGGTAAAATTCACAAATTAGATGAAGTAAATTTCATCATTAATACAAAGGATTATTTGACACCTTGGAAATTTATATCCAATAACAACCGTTTGGATTTAGATTTTCAACCCATAGTCGATCGAAATTCTTATATGAACTTTGTGCTCATTAAATCGGAGCAACACCAAGTGTTTGGAAAATTTAATGGAACAGTTGTTTTGGATAATGGGAAAAAAATCAAACTAGAAAACGTACTTGGGTTTGCCGAGGATGTTCTCAATCATTACTAA